In a genomic window of Venatoribacter cucullus:
- the moaE gene encoding molybdopterin synthase catalytic subunit MoaE, translating to MHSAADLTRILVQTDDFDLGQEYARLQQQPDCGAIVSFTGSVRELATAPLLSMTLEHYPGMTENALQQIVEQARSRWPLGKVTIIHRVGTLQVSEQIVLVLVSSAHRAAAFSACEFIMDFLKTRAPFWKKETTAQGDHWVDAKASDAEAGQRW from the coding sequence ATGCACAGCGCTGCCGATTTAACCCGCATTCTGGTACAAACCGATGATTTTGATCTGGGGCAGGAATACGCCCGCCTGCAACAGCAACCCGACTGTGGTGCCATCGTCAGTTTTACCGGCAGCGTGCGGGAATTAGCCACCGCGCCCTTGCTGAGCATGACGCTGGAGCATTATCCGGGTATGACCGAAAACGCTCTGCAACAAATTGTGGAACAGGCGCGCAGTCGCTGGCCGTTGGGTAAGGTCACTATTATTCACCGGGTCGGCACTTTGCAGGTAAGTGAACAGATTGTGCTGGTGCTGGTCAGCAGTGCGCATCGTGCCGCGGCGTTTTCTGCCTGTGAATTTATTATGGATTTTCTGAAAACCCGCGCGCCGTTCTGGAAAAAAGAAACCACCGCCCAGGGAGACCACTGGGTTGACGCCAAAGCCAGTGATGCAGAAGCCGGACAACGCTGGTAA
- the moaD gene encoding molybdopterin converting factor subunit 1: MLKVLFFAALRDQLNTAELNWPASAATVAELLQQLQQQGEPWTSALARPDLLCARNQAFCSPHDAISSGDEIAFFPPVTGG, encoded by the coding sequence ATGCTTAAGGTTTTATTTTTTGCCGCCCTGCGCGATCAGTTAAACACTGCCGAACTGAACTGGCCGGCCAGTGCCGCCACGGTGGCAGAATTGCTGCAACAACTGCAGCAGCAGGGCGAACCCTGGACCAGTGCGCTGGCCCGGCCCGATTTACTCTGCGCCCGCAATCAGGCGTTTTGCAGCCCGCATGACGCCATCAGCAGCGGCGATGAAATTGCCTTTTTCCCACCGGTTACCGGGGGCTGA
- the moaC gene encoding cyclic pyranopterin monophosphate synthase MoaC, with protein sequence MSELTHIDQHGHAHMVDVSAKVSSLRTACASARVFTRADVVERIRKAEMKKGDVLATARIAGIMAAKKTSELIPLCHPLALSKVTVDFLLHDSGEIEIHTLCRLQGQTGVEMEALTAASVAALTIYDMCKAVDRDMIISNIRLEEKEGGKSGHWQRQGGTPHA encoded by the coding sequence ATGTCTGAATTAACCCATATTGATCAGCACGGCCACGCCCACATGGTGGATGTTTCCGCTAAAGTATCCAGCCTGCGCACCGCCTGTGCCAGTGCCCGGGTATTTACCCGGGCCGATGTGGTCGAACGCATCCGCAAGGCGGAAATGAAAAAAGGCGATGTGCTGGCTACCGCCCGCATTGCCGGCATTATGGCGGCGAAAAAAACCAGTGAATTAATTCCCCTCTGTCATCCGCTGGCACTGAGTAAAGTGACGGTGGATTTTTTGCTGCACGACAGTGGTGAAATTGAAATTCATACCCTGTGCCGCCTGCAGGGCCAGACTGGCGTAGAAATGGAAGCCTTAACCGCGGCCTCGGTGGCCGCGTTAACCATTTACGATATGTGCAAAGCCGTTGATCGCGACATGATCATCAGCAATATCCGCCTGGAAGAAAAAGAAGGCGGTAAAAGTGGCCACTGGCAACGTCAGGGAGGCACTCCCCATGCTTAA
- the moaB gene encoding molybdenum cofactor biosynthesis protein B, producing MSKRQPAEFFPLNLAILTLSDSRTAATDSSGDALQQLAESAGHRVCERALLSHNRYAIRALVSQWIASERVQVVVLNGGTGFAAGNCTPEAIRPLFDTEVEGFGELFRQLSYADIGSSSLQSRALAGMANGTLLFAIPGSGGACRQAWEQLIAPQLDSRTGPCNFVAHIKNSPQPSCR from the coding sequence ATGAGCAAACGCCAGCCGGCTGAGTTTTTTCCACTCAACCTTGCCATTCTGACGCTCTCCGACAGCCGTACCGCAGCAACCGACAGCAGTGGTGATGCCTTGCAGCAACTGGCCGAAAGCGCTGGTCATCGCGTGTGTGAACGCGCCCTGCTGTCGCACAACCGCTATGCCATCCGGGCGCTGGTCAGCCAGTGGATTGCCAGTGAAAGGGTTCAGGTGGTGGTGCTGAACGGCGGCACCGGCTTTGCCGCCGGGAATTGCACACCGGAGGCTATCCGGCCGTTATTCGACACCGAAGTGGAAGGTTTCGGGGAATTATTCCGCCAGCTGAGTTATGCCGATATCGGCAGCAGCAGCCTGCAATCGCGGGCGCTGGCCGGCATGGCCAACGGCACCTTATTATTTGCCATTCCCGGTTCCGGTGGTGCTTGCCGGCAAGCCTGGGAACAACTGATTGCCCCGCAGCTGGACAGCCGTACCGGCCCCTGTAATTTTGTGGCCCATATTAAAAACAGCCCGCAGCCGTCCTGCCGTTAA
- the mobA gene encoding molybdenum cofactor guanylyltransferase — MSASPFSAIILAGGQSSRMGRDKALLRWHGLPLWQYQQQLLKQLGCDDILLSHPHLGIADQHPDFGPLSGLQALVPLCQHAHILVLPVDMPLLTPAVLGYLLQQAELQPAHFQHNALPCVLHNTPELIRYLNRQMHPRGQRSVKSLLAFCEASSLECPWPETLINTNTPDDWQQINPPTDAEKLP; from the coding sequence ATGAGTGCCTCTCCGTTCAGTGCCATTATTCTGGCCGGCGGCCAATCCAGCCGCATGGGGCGTGATAAAGCCCTGTTACGCTGGCATGGCCTGCCATTATGGCAATATCAGCAACAACTGCTGAAACAGCTGGGCTGTGACGATATTCTGCTCAGCCATCCGCACCTGGGTATTGCCGACCAGCACCCTGATTTTGGCCCGCTGTCCGGCCTGCAGGCGCTGGTGCCGTTATGCCAGCACGCCCATATCCTGGTATTACCGGTGGATATGCCGTTACTGACCCCGGCGGTGCTCGGCTATCTGCTGCAACAAGCCGAACTGCAACCCGCACATTTTCAGCATAATGCCCTGCCCTGTGTCTTGCATAATACGCCGGAATTAATCCGTTATCTGAACCGGCAAATGCACCCACGCGGTCAGCGTTCCGTAAAATCCCTGCTGGCCTTTTGCGAAGCCAGCAGTCTGGAATGCCCGTGGCCGGAAACCCTGATCAATACCAATACTCCGGACGACTGGCAGCAGATAAACCCACCCACTGATGCCGAGAAACTGCCATGA
- the moaA gene encoding GTP 3',8-cyclase MoaA has protein sequence MLTDRFQRRFTYLRLSLTERCNFRCNYCLPDGNDCSSDEADLSLPEIRRLLTAFARLGTRKVRLTGGEPALRKDLTDVISLCKQIPGIEKVALTTNGFNLQRELPHWLDAGLDALNVSVDSLEASSFARITGADRLQYILDGIDQALASPLRQVKLNTVLLRQHNATDLPAFLRFIQERPVALRFIELMRTNDNTDFYQAQHLSGEVIRQHLLDSGWSLQPKGETDGPALEYAHPDYAGRVGLIMPYSKDFCSSCNRLRVSSRGELFLCLFADQHQSLRDLLQSDDPAPVVAFLQRAILGKEETHYLHQQHSGQTRHLAMIGG, from the coding sequence ATGCTGACCGACCGTTTTCAACGGCGCTTTACCTATTTGCGTTTGTCACTCACAGAACGCTGCAATTTCCGCTGCAATTATTGTCTGCCCGATGGTAACGACTGCAGCAGCGATGAAGCCGACCTCAGCTTGCCGGAAATCCGCCGTTTGCTGACCGCCTTTGCCCGGCTGGGAACCCGCAAAGTACGCCTGACCGGTGGTGAACCAGCGCTGCGTAAAGACCTGACTGACGTCATCAGCCTGTGCAAACAGATTCCCGGCATTGAGAAAGTGGCCCTGACCACCAACGGGTTTAATCTGCAGCGGGAATTACCGCACTGGCTGGATGCCGGGCTGGATGCACTGAACGTCAGCGTTGACAGTCTGGAGGCTTCGTCCTTTGCGCGGATCACCGGCGCCGACCGGCTGCAGTATATTCTGGACGGTATTGATCAGGCGCTGGCATCGCCCCTGCGTCAGGTAAAACTCAATACCGTGCTGCTGCGTCAGCACAACGCCACCGACCTGCCGGCTTTTCTGCGCTTTATTCAGGAACGACCGGTGGCATTACGCTTTATTGAATTAATGCGCACCAACGACAATACGGATTTTTATCAGGCTCAGCATCTCAGCGGTGAAGTAATCCGCCAGCACTTGCTGGACAGCGGCTGGAGCCTGCAACCCAAGGGAGAAACCGATGGCCCCGCACTGGAATACGCCCACCCCGATTACGCCGGCCGGGTCGGTCTGATCATGCCGTACAGCAAAGATTTCTGCAGCAGCTGTAACCGCCTGCGGGTGTCCAGCCGTGGGGAATTATTTTTATGCCTGTTTGCCGACCAGCATCAGAGCCTGCGTGATTTACTGCAAAGCGATGATCCGGCACCGGTGGTGGCCTTTTTACAACGTGCCATTCTGGGCAAAGAAGAAACCCATTACCTGCACCAGCAACACAGCGGCCAGACCCGGCATCTGGCCATGATTGGTGGCTGA
- the narL gene encoding two-component system response regulator NarL → MDSKKSTIMLVDDHPLLRKGLKQLLAFEDDLDVIAEASNGADALLIAEEQDPDLIILDLHMQGMDGLETLTKLRDAGVTSRIVMLTVSDSDEDVLAAISQGADGYLLKDTDPDQLLEQIKLALSGKMVLSEAVTQVLAAAIRRPAVRPASELDSLTGREVEILQCIAKGMSNKVIARELDISDGTVKVHVKHLLKKLGLRSRVEAAVWMVNQQSEGKA, encoded by the coding sequence ATGGACAGTAAAAAATCGACAATTATGCTGGTCGATGATCATCCGCTGCTGCGCAAAGGATTAAAACAATTACTGGCATTTGAAGACGATCTGGACGTTATTGCCGAAGCCAGCAATGGCGCGGATGCGCTGCTTATTGCGGAAGAGCAGGACCCTGATCTGATTATTCTGGACCTGCATATGCAGGGTATGGATGGTCTGGAAACCTTAACCAAACTGCGCGATGCCGGGGTCACCTCCCGTATTGTGATGCTGACGGTATCGGACTCTGATGAAGACGTACTGGCCGCCATCAGCCAGGGCGCCGATGGTTATCTGTTAAAAGACACCGACCCGGATCAGTTACTGGAACAGATTAAACTGGCCCTGAGCGGCAAAATGGTGCTCAGCGAAGCCGTTACTCAGGTATTGGCGGCAGCCATCCGGCGCCCGGCGGTACGACCAGCGTCCGAGCTGGATTCTTTAACCGGCCGTGAAGTGGAAATTCTGCAGTGCATCGCCAAAGGCATGAGCAATAAAGTGATTGCCCGCGAGCTGGATATTTCCGATGGCACGGTCAAAGTGCATGTTAAACATCTGCTGAAAAAACTGGGTTTGCGCTCCCGCGTGGAAGCGGCAGTGTGGATGGTCAACCAGCAAAGTGAGGGCAAGGCGTGA
- the glp gene encoding gephyrin-like molybdotransferase Glp encodes MSALQSVADAIARMLDDVGTATLNTETLPLAQLDGRILAVDIVSPMTVPAFDNSAMDGYALRAADAELLTGAGLTVMGTAQAGHPFAGTLAAGQAVRIMTGAELPAGADTVLMQEVIERNGDTIRSSEPVNIGVNVRYAGEDIRSGELLLARGQRLTPLHIGLLASVGLAEISVYRRLKVALFSSGDELCQPGQPRRAEQIYDSNRFALRAMLERLPVEIIRFEWLPDDLAAIRTALGEAAAQADVLITSAGVSVGDADFTKQVIDELGQVNFWKVAMKPGKPFAFGRLQNCWFFGLPGNPVSALVTLDQLAQPVLRRLTGERAEAPLSLPAVAATGFRKQPGRQDFQRSRLSVQNGQLQAEPSGNQGSGLLRGFAEADGYTVLEAERGRVSAGETVSVQLFGPLLR; translated from the coding sequence GTGAGTGCATTGCAGTCGGTTGCCGATGCCATTGCCCGCATGCTGGATGACGTTGGCACTGCCACGCTGAATACCGAAACGCTGCCGTTGGCGCAACTCGATGGTCGTATTCTGGCTGTAGATATTGTGTCGCCGATGACCGTACCGGCGTTCGATAATTCCGCCATGGACGGTTATGCCCTGCGTGCCGCCGATGCGGAATTATTGACGGGCGCTGGTTTAACGGTAATGGGTACCGCGCAGGCCGGGCATCCTTTTGCCGGCACACTGGCGGCGGGGCAGGCGGTGCGCATTATGACCGGTGCGGAATTACCCGCCGGTGCCGATACGGTGCTGATGCAGGAAGTGATTGAACGCAACGGCGATACCATTCGCAGCTCTGAACCGGTCAATATTGGTGTCAATGTGCGTTACGCCGGCGAAGACATCCGCAGCGGTGAATTATTACTGGCCCGGGGGCAGCGCTTAACGCCGCTGCACATTGGGTTGCTCGCCAGCGTTGGCCTGGCTGAAATCAGCGTGTATCGCCGCTTAAAAGTGGCGTTATTTTCCAGCGGCGATGAATTATGCCAGCCGGGGCAGCCACGCCGCGCCGAACAGATTTACGACAGCAACCGCTTTGCCCTGCGCGCCATGCTGGAACGGTTGCCGGTGGAGATTATCCGCTTTGAGTGGCTGCCGGATGATCTGGCCGCTATCCGCACGGCCTTAGGTGAAGCCGCTGCCCAGGCCGATGTATTGATTACCAGTGCCGGGGTGTCGGTCGGCGATGCTGATTTCACCAAACAGGTGATTGACGAACTGGGGCAGGTGAATTTCTGGAAAGTGGCGATGAAACCGGGCAAGCCTTTTGCTTTTGGTCGTCTGCAGAATTGCTGGTTTTTTGGTTTGCCGGGTAATCCGGTATCCGCACTGGTCACGCTGGATCAGCTGGCCCAGCCGGTATTACGGCGTTTAACCGGTGAGCGTGCAGAAGCGCCGTTATCCTTACCGGCTGTGGCAGCCACTGGTTTTCGCAAGCAACCGGGCCGGCAGGACTTTCAGCGCAGTCGTTTAAGCGTACAAAACGGCCAGTTGCAGGCCGAACCCTCTGGTAATCAGGGCTCGGGTTTATTGCGTGGTTTTGCCGAAGCCGATGGCTATACCGTGCTGGAAGCTGAACGCGGCCGGGTCAGTGCCGGTGAAACCGTCAGCGTACAGCTGTTCGGTCCGTTATTAAGGTAA
- a CDS encoding HesA/MoeB/ThiF family protein, producing MNDEQLLRYSRHIFLPDLDLDGQLNLCHSHVLIIGLGGLGAAALPYLAASGVGTLTLVDDDVVESSNLPRQIIHTPQRVGLPKVESARLLVASLNADVQVIAEQRRADEGWLLQALPGVDLVLDCSDNPEVRYALNRAALQHKTPWVSGAAVAMDGQVTLFDPRRPDSPCYRCLYPQVQAGQLNCSESGVLSPLVGVIGTLQAVEALKLLAPAGNSLCGRLLTFDARSTQFREWKISRRADCPDCSGQR from the coding sequence ATGAACGATGAGCAGTTACTGCGCTACAGTCGCCATATTTTTCTGCCTGATCTGGACCTCGATGGTCAGCTGAACCTGTGCCACAGCCATGTGCTGATCATCGGCCTGGGCGGGCTGGGTGCGGCTGCGCTGCCGTATCTGGCCGCCAGCGGTGTTGGTACGCTGACGCTGGTGGACGACGATGTGGTGGAAAGTAGCAATCTGCCGCGGCAGATTATTCATACCCCGCAGCGGGTGGGCTTGCCCAAGGTGGAATCGGCGCGCTTGTTGGTCGCCAGTCTGAATGCCGATGTGCAGGTGATTGCGGAACAGCGCCGCGCCGATGAGGGCTGGTTGTTGCAGGCCTTGCCGGGGGTCGATCTGGTGCTGGATTGCAGCGATAACCCGGAGGTGCGCTATGCCCTGAATCGGGCGGCGTTGCAGCATAAAACCCCCTGGGTCAGCGGGGCGGCGGTGGCCATGGATGGCCAGGTTACGCTGTTTGATCCGCGCCGGCCAGACAGCCCCTGTTACCGTTGTTTATACCCGCAGGTGCAGGCCGGGCAGCTGAATTGCAGCGAAAGCGGCGTGCTGTCGCCCTTGGTGGGCGTAATCGGTACCTTGCAGGCGGTGGAAGCCCTGAAATTACTGGCCCCTGCGGGCAATAGTTTGTGCGGGCGCTTACTCACCTTTGATGCCCGCAGTACGCAATTCCGTGAATGGAAAATCAGCCGCCGCGCCGATTGCCCGGATTGCAGCGGCCAACGCTGA
- the norR gene encoding nitric oxide reductase transcriptional regulator NorR: MSGPELLQDLITDMPAAERFERIVTGLHERFECGAVVLLRLQREHLHPVAIRGLVAEAHGRKFGLAQHPRLSAIMTSVQALRFPADSPLPDPYDGLLASQPGAPLPVHDCMGISLWLNGERWGALTLDSLTPGTFDGEKLQQLESCRPQLEAAIRISMLEEEIRSLRRGRLSASPEISAGPDNNSDIIGHSDAIRQIRKELDVVAASDLPVLLLGETGVGKEVFANYLHRQSPRASRPMIYVNCAALPENLAESELFGHLKGAFSGATSDRPGRFESADQGTIFLDEVGELPLPVQAKLLRVLQNGEVQRLGSDQPKRVDVRVIAATNRNLKEQITEGAFRADLYHRLSVYPIPIPPLRERDKDIPLLAGHFLELNRARLGLRSLRLSPDAEAALLAYPWPGNIRELEHVISRAAIKALSRGAQRHDIITLDSRLLDLDVPDNGEAGLNEENRQDRGLLQTVQGMPMKEAVKTFQRALIVREVQQQNGSWSATARAFGLDPSNLHKLAQKLGLKH; this comes from the coding sequence ATGTCCGGACCTGAGCTGCTGCAAGATCTTATTACCGACATGCCGGCGGCCGAGCGGTTTGAGCGTATTGTTACGGGCCTGCATGAGCGTTTTGAATGTGGCGCCGTGGTACTGCTGCGACTGCAACGTGAACACCTGCATCCGGTCGCCATTCGTGGCCTGGTCGCTGAAGCCCACGGACGTAAATTCGGGCTGGCTCAGCATCCGCGCCTGTCGGCCATTATGACCAGCGTACAAGCCCTGCGCTTTCCGGCCGACAGCCCGCTGCCCGACCCTTACGACGGCCTGCTGGCCAGTCAGCCCGGCGCACCCTTGCCGGTGCATGACTGCATGGGGATCAGCCTGTGGCTGAACGGCGAACGCTGGGGTGCGCTGACGCTCGATTCCCTTACTCCCGGCACCTTCGATGGCGAAAAACTGCAACAACTGGAAAGCTGCCGTCCGCAGCTGGAAGCGGCCATCCGCATCAGCATGCTGGAGGAAGAAATCCGCAGCCTGCGCCGTGGCCGCCTCAGTGCCAGCCCGGAAATCAGCGCCGGGCCGGATAACAACAGCGACATCATTGGCCACAGTGACGCCATCCGGCAGATCCGCAAAGAACTGGATGTGGTGGCAGCATCCGATTTACCGGTACTGCTGCTGGGTGAAACCGGTGTTGGTAAGGAAGTGTTCGCCAACTATCTGCACCGCCAGTCGCCGCGTGCCAGCCGGCCGATGATTTATGTGAACTGCGCCGCACTGCCGGAAAACCTGGCTGAAAGTGAATTATTCGGGCACCTGAAAGGCGCTTTTTCCGGCGCCACCAGCGACCGCCCCGGCCGCTTTGAAAGCGCCGATCAGGGCACTATTTTTCTCGATGAAGTGGGTGAATTACCGCTGCCTGTGCAGGCCAAACTGTTGCGCGTGCTGCAGAACGGTGAAGTACAACGGCTGGGCAGTGACCAACCGAAACGGGTGGATGTGCGGGTGATTGCCGCCACCAACCGCAATCTGAAAGAACAGATTACCGAAGGCGCCTTCCGTGCCGATCTGTACCATCGTTTGTCGGTCTACCCGATTCCGATTCCGCCCCTGCGCGAGCGGGATAAAGACATTCCCCTGCTGGCCGGCCACTTTCTGGAACTGAACCGCGCCCGGCTGGGGTTGCGCAGCCTGCGCCTGTCACCCGATGCTGAAGCCGCACTGCTGGCGTATCCCTGGCCGGGCAATATCCGCGAGCTGGAGCACGTTATCAGCCGTGCCGCCATCAAGGCACTGAGCCGTGGCGCCCAGCGCCACGACATTATTACCCTCGACAGCCGGTTACTGGATCTGGATGTGCCGGATAACGGCGAGGCTGGCCTGAACGAAGAAAACCGTCAGGACCGTGGCTTATTGCAGACGGTACAGGGAATGCCGATGAAAGAGGCGGTAAAAACCTTTCAGCGCGCCCTGATTGTGCGTGAAGTACAGCAACAGAACGGCAGCTGGAGCGCCACCGCCCGCGCTTTTGGCTTAGACCCCAGCAATCTGCATAAACTGGCGCAGAAGCTGGGCCTGAAACACTGA
- the ytfE gene encoding iron-sulfur cluster repair protein YtfE has protein sequence MELLDRSLSDIATTIPGASALLRNLKLNFCCDGTTTLGTALAGKGLPSHDVVDQLLSMASDAEPVDWSKEPTTRLISHILERYHARHREQLPELIFLAAKVERVHANAPGCPLGLADLLRNISHELASHMLKEEQILFPMLGGGIYPNGPINVMQDEHEEHLQAVEQLRQLTNDITLPAGACNSWKALYLGLQTFVDDLMQHITLENYFLFVPPKATSSNCCGSCQ, from the coding sequence ATGGAATTACTGGACCGTTCTTTAAGTGACATTGCTACCACGATTCCGGGCGCATCGGCGCTGCTGCGAAACCTTAAACTCAACTTCTGTTGCGATGGCACCACCACTCTGGGCACTGCTCTGGCGGGTAAAGGTCTGCCCAGTCACGACGTTGTCGATCAGCTGCTCAGCATGGCCAGCGATGCCGAGCCGGTGGACTGGAGCAAAGAACCCACCACCCGGCTGATCAGCCATATTCTGGAGCGTTACCATGCCCGCCACCGCGAACAACTGCCGGAGCTGATTTTCCTGGCCGCCAAAGTGGAGCGGGTGCATGCCAATGCGCCTGGTTGCCCCCTGGGTCTGGCGGATCTGCTGCGCAATATCAGCCATGAACTGGCCAGCCACATGCTCAAAGAAGAGCAGATTCTGTTTCCGATGCTGGGCGGTGGTATTTACCCGAACGGCCCCATTAACGTGATGCAGGATGAGCATGAAGAACATCTGCAGGCGGTTGAGCAGCTGCGTCAGCTGACCAACGACATTACGCTGCCGGCGGGTGCCTGTAACAGCTGGAAAGCCTTGTATCTGGGGCTGCAGACCTTTGTGGATGATCTGATGCAGCATATTACGCTCGAAAATTACTTCTTATTTGTGCCACCCAAAGCCACGTCTTCAAACTGTTGCGGCAGCTGCCAGTAA
- the nhaB gene encoding sodium/proton antiporter NhaB yields the protein MSPAPSFASALAQNFLGQSPAWYKQSIVFFLLLNPLCLWLAGPVLTGWLLIAEFIFTLAMALKCYPLLPGGLLAIEALLLGLTTPDALYAEVEHNLPVILLLMFMVAGIYFMKNLLLVTFTNILVRIRSKYLLALTFSMTAAFLSAFLDALTVTAVIISVAVGFYSVYHKVASGKGYQQSDHNHGSDHEVIELHRQDLDTFRAFLRSLLMHGAVGTALGGVCTMVGEPQNLLIAKVAGWDFATFFHLMKPVSMPVLAAGLLTCVLLEKLRWFGYGAKLPKPVLAVLKEFADAEKARRNKPQQMALVIQMLAAVILIFGLAFHIAEVGLIGLLVIILIAAMNGVTDEHQIGKAFTEALPFTALLVVFFAVVAVIHQQHLFSPVINWVLSLPTEQQPGMFFIANGVLSMISDNVFVATVYISEIQQSLAAGDISREHFDRLAIAINTGTNLPSVATPNGQAAFLFLLTSAIAPLVRLSYGRMVIMALPYTLVLSMTGLLSVIYLL from the coding sequence ATGTCACCCGCACCATCGTTTGCCAGCGCCCTGGCGCAGAATTTTCTTGGCCAATCCCCGGCCTGGTACAAACAAAGTATTGTGTTTTTTCTGCTGCTGAACCCGCTTTGTCTGTGGCTGGCCGGACCGGTACTGACCGGCTGGCTGTTAATTGCTGAATTTATTTTTACCCTGGCGATGGCGCTGAAGTGCTACCCCCTGTTACCCGGTGGTTTACTGGCCATTGAGGCGCTGCTGCTGGGACTGACCACACCGGATGCGTTATACGCCGAGGTGGAACACAACCTGCCGGTGATTCTGCTGCTGATGTTTATGGTGGCCGGCATTTATTTTATGAAAAACCTGCTGCTGGTTACCTTCACCAATATTCTGGTACGCATCCGCTCCAAATATCTGCTGGCTCTTACCTTTTCGATGACGGCGGCTTTTTTATCGGCATTTCTCGATGCCTTAACCGTAACCGCGGTCATCATCAGCGTCGCGGTAGGCTTTTATTCCGTGTACCACAAAGTGGCATCGGGCAAAGGTTATCAACAGAGCGACCATAACCACGGCAGCGACCACGAAGTGATTGAACTGCACCGCCAAGACCTGGATACCTTCCGTGCGTTTTTGCGCAGCTTATTAATGCACGGCGCCGTAGGAACGGCACTGGGGGGCGTCTGCACTATGGTGGGCGAACCCCAGAACCTGCTGATTGCCAAAGTGGCCGGCTGGGATTTTGCGACCTTTTTCCACCTGATGAAGCCGGTATCCATGCCGGTGCTGGCCGCCGGTTTATTAACCTGCGTACTGCTGGAAAAACTGCGCTGGTTTGGTTATGGCGCCAAACTGCCGAAGCCGGTACTGGCGGTACTGAAAGAATTTGCCGATGCTGAAAAAGCCCGCCGCAACAAACCACAACAGATGGCTTTGGTTATTCAGATGCTGGCTGCCGTTATTCTGATTTTCGGGCTGGCGTTTCATATTGCCGAGGTCGGCCTGATCGGCCTGCTGGTGATTATTCTGATTGCCGCCATGAACGGTGTTACCGACGAACACCAGATTGGCAAAGCCTTTACTGAAGCCCTGCCCTTTACCGCCTTACTGGTGGTGTTCTTTGCGGTGGTGGCGGTAATTCATCAGCAACATCTGTTCAGTCCGGTTATCAACTGGGTGCTGAGCTTGCCGACCGAACAACAACCCGGCATGTTTTTTATTGCCAACGGGGTGTTATCGATGATCAGCGACAACGTCTTTGTGGCCACGGTGTATATCTCTGAAATTCAGCAGTCACTGGCTGCCGGCGACATCAGCCGCGAACATTTTGACCGTCTGGCCATTGCCATTAATACCGGCACCAACCTGCCCAGCGTCGCCACCCCCAATGGCCAGGCCGCCTTTCTGTTTCTGCTTACCTCGGCCATTGCCCCATTGGTGCGGTTGTCTTATGGCCGCATGGTGATCATGGCGCTGCCTTACACCCTGGTATTGAGCATGACCGGACTGCTCAGTGTTATTTATTTATTGTAA
- the mog gene encoding molybdopterin adenylyltransferase — MTQPARIGILTVSDRASAGIYEDISGKAIESTLNDYLTSPWQPVYRLVADEQDLIEDTLCQLVDDEGCCLVITTGGTGPARRDVTPEATEAVCDRMMPGFGELMRMESLKYVPTAILSRQTAGLRGSALILNLPGKPKAIRQCLDAVFPAIPYCIDLMEGPYLECNADIIKAFRPAS, encoded by the coding sequence ATGACTCAGCCAGCCCGTATTGGCATTCTGACTGTCAGCGACCGTGCCAGCGCCGGTATTTATGAAGATATTTCCGGCAAAGCCATTGAGAGCACGTTAAACGATTACCTGACGTCGCCCTGGCAGCCGGTGTACCGGCTGGTGGCCGATGAGCAGGATCTGATTGAAGATACCCTGTGCCAGCTGGTGGATGATGAAGGCTGCTGTCTGGTCATCACCACCGGCGGTACCGGCCCGGCGCGTCGCGATGTTACCCCGGAAGCCACCGAAGCGGTGTGCGACCGCATGATGCCGGGTTTTGGTGAATTAATGCGCATGGAGTCGCTGAAATACGTGCCGACCGCTATTCTGTCACGGCAGACGGCCGGGTTACGCGGCAGCGCGTTAATTCTGAATCTGCCCGGTAAGCCAAAAGCCATCCGCCAGTGTCTGGATGCGGTTTTCCCTGCTATTCCGTATTGCATTGATTTGATGGAAGGCCCGTATCTGGAATGCAATGCGGACATTATTAAAGCCTTCCGCCCTGCCAGCTAA